Proteins encoded by one window of Vitis vinifera cultivar Pinot Noir 40024 chromosome 10, ASM3070453v1:
- the LOC100241937 gene encoding dnaJ protein ERDJ7 — protein MAPAGTLWWGLIFLLMISPSMAIYCDEDDCYDLLGVSQSANASEIKKAYYKLSLKYHPDKNPDPESRKLFVKIANAYEILKDEATREQYDYAIAHPEEVFYNAARYYHAYYGHKTDPRAVLVGLLLVLSAFQYLNQWTRYTQAVDMVKKTPAYKNRLWALELERTGGATNKKKSHKQMDKKMEEELSKELELQIKGAEKPSIWELIGVRFVLLPYTIGKVLLWHGFWFWRYKVKQAPYSWEDASYLTRKSLRVPFDAWRNIDESTKEDLLQRRLWEKSNLEKYLAELRKDSKRRR, from the exons ATGGCGCCAGCGGGCACCCTCTGGTGGGGTCTCATCTTCCTTCTGATGATCTCTCCCTCCATGGCCATTTACTGTGATGAAGACGATTGCTACGATCTTCTGGG TGTTTCTCAAAGCGCCAATGCTTCAGAAATCAAGAAAGCTTACTACAAGCTGTCATTGAAATA TCACCCAGATAAAAACCCAGATCCGGAATCCAGAAAGCTGTTTGTGAAAATTGCAAATGCTTATGAG ATTCTGAAAGACGAGGCCACGCGTGAGCAGTATGATTATGCAATTGCTCATCCAGAGGAG GTCTTTTACAATGCTGCTCGCTACTATCATGCATATTATGGTCATAAAACG GATCCCCGTGCTGTCCTTGTGGGTCTTCTTTTAGTTCTCTCTGCATTTCAATATCTAAATCAGTGGACAAGGTATACACAG GCTGTAGACATGGTAAAGAAGACACCAGCTTACAAAAATAGATTGTGGGCATTAGAGCTTGAGCGCACTGGAGGTGCtacaaacaaaaagaagagtCACAAACAGATGGACAA GAAAATGGAGGAAGAGCTCAGCAAAGAACTTGAACTGCAGATAAAGGGGGCTGAAAAACCCTCCATATGGGAACTTATTGGTGTCCGTTTTGTACTCCTACCTTATACCATTGGCAAG GTACTATTATGGCATGGATTTTGGTTCTGGAGATACAAGGTAAAACAAGCTCCATATTCTTGGGAAGATGCTTCTTACCTGACACGGAAATCCCTAAGAGTGCCTTTTGATGCATGGAGAAATATTG ATGAATCGACAAAGGAAGATCTTCTTCAGAGACGTTTATGGGAAAAATCCAACCTAGAGAAATACCTGGCAGAGCTGCGAAAAGATTCAAAGCGCAGAAGATAG